Within the Streptomyces vilmorinianum genome, the region GCGCTCACTCCTTCGGGTGAGATGTCCGGTGGGTGTTCCGCCGCGCCGGGTGCGGTCGGCAGAATCGACGCGGCCACAGGGGCGGGCCTGTGTGCCGCAGGGCCTTCGGGCGCTGTCGGGCCTCAGGAAGGGCCGTGCATGATCCGTACCAGGTCGTTGCTCTCCGATGGCTCCCGGCTGCGCCGGCTGGGCCCGCTCACCCTTCCCACCCTCTGGGGCGCTGTCGCCGTCACCTGGAAGCTCGGCTGTCCGCTGGCCCAGCAGCCCGGTCTGCCCATGCGCATCGCGACCAGCGTGGTCTTCTTCACCGTCGGCACGGGGCTGATCCTCGGGATCCGCCGCGGCCTCTCGCGCGAGCTGAAGCGGATGCGGGCCATCGCGCACGCCACCCAGCGGGTGCTGCTGCGCCCGCCGTCGCCCCGGCTCGACGGGCTGTCCGTCGCGGCCGGTCAGCTCTCCGCCTCCCGGGGCGCGGCCGTCGGCGGGGACCTGTACGAGGCGGTGGCCACGCCCTACGGCGTGCGGGTCGTCATAGGCGACGTCCGGGGCCACGGTCTGGCGGCCCTCGGCGCGGTCGTCGCCGTGCTCGGCAGCTTTCGCGAGGCCGCCCACGACGAGCCCGAACTCGGCGGTGTGCTCCGCCGTCTCGACCGGGCGCTCGGGAGGCATCTGCGGGA harbors:
- a CDS encoding PP2C family protein-serine/threonine phosphatase codes for the protein MIRTRSLLSDGSRLRRLGPLTLPTLWGAVAVTWKLGCPLAQQPGLPMRIATSVVFFTVGTGLILGIRRGLSRELKRMRAIAHATQRVLLRPPSPRLDGLSVAAGQLSASRGAAVGGDLYEAVATPYGVRVVIGDVRGHGLAALGAVVAVLGSFREAAHDEPELGGVLRRLDRALGRHLRDRARDEHPACAGREPEHPAAEEFVTVLLLEIRPDGTVYALNCGHPGPYRIGHRVEAVPVGDPLPPLGAFPLPADLIPYRCTRLLPGEALFLHTDGAAEARDGAGRFFALEAVLAEAVRDAPVSPAALVRRVHGALLRHTRGRLADDVALLVVRNDRMRVPAQPAEPGLRRTRPAPSPH